Proteins encoded together in one Sphingobium sp. MI1205 window:
- a CDS encoding aminoacyl-tRNA deacylase, producing MAISQRLRGYMDRCGTRFDEWPHEHSSEMARAAQAAHVPGRQVAKAVLVQAGDEYMLAVLPSSKHVSFNFLQQWLARDVSLAEEHTTAALFPDCELGAIPPVGAAYGLKTIIDDDMLMDQDVWFEGGDHHTLVHMNAENWRRLQKGAGHFAFSI from the coding sequence ATGGCGATTTCCCAGAGATTGCGCGGCTATATGGACCGTTGCGGCACGCGCTTCGACGAATGGCCGCACGAACATTCCAGCGAAATGGCGCGGGCGGCCCAGGCGGCGCATGTCCCTGGCCGTCAGGTGGCCAAGGCCGTGCTGGTGCAGGCGGGCGACGAATATATGCTGGCCGTCCTCCCCTCCTCCAAGCATGTGAGCTTCAACTTCCTGCAGCAATGGCTGGCCCGCGACGTCTCGCTGGCGGAGGAACATACGACAGCCGCGCTGTTCCCCGACTGCGAACTGGGCGCGATCCCGCCGGTGGGCGCGGCCTATGGGCTGAAGACGATCATCGACGACGACATGCTGATGGATCAGGATGTCTGGTTCGAGGGCGGCGACCACCACACGCTGGTGCACATGAATGCGGAGAATTGGCGGCGGCTGCAAAAGGGCGCCGGCCATTTCGCGTTCAGCATCTAG
- a CDS encoding GNAT family N-acetyltransferase: MSTSSSVTVRNATAGDAAAIAAIYAHHVLHGTASYELVPPTVAETVAKIGRVTGRGWPFLVACDGAEVVGYCYATQFRDRPAYAHACENSIYVAHDRRGGGIGRALLEALLDAAEAFGFRQMVAVIGGGEPASVALHAACGFRQAGRLTGMGWKAGRWLDTVYMQIALGGGNATAPDAARP, translated from the coding sequence ATGAGCACATCTTCATCTGTCACGGTCCGGAACGCGACGGCCGGGGACGCGGCCGCCATCGCCGCCATCTACGCGCACCACGTCCTGCACGGCACGGCCAGCTACGAACTCGTGCCGCCGACCGTCGCGGAGACCGTGGCCAAGATCGGGCGCGTGACCGGCCGGGGCTGGCCCTTCCTGGTGGCGTGCGACGGCGCGGAGGTGGTCGGCTATTGCTATGCGACGCAGTTCCGCGACCGGCCCGCTTATGCCCATGCCTGCGAAAACAGCATCTACGTCGCGCACGACCGGCGCGGCGGCGGCATCGGCCGGGCGCTGCTGGAAGCGCTGCTGGACGCGGCGGAGGCCTTTGGCTTCCGCCAGATGGTGGCGGTGATCGGCGGCGGCGAACCCGCCTCGGTCGCGCTCCACGCCGCCTGCGGCTTCCGGCAGGCGGGCCGGCTCACCGGCATGGGCTGGAAGGCGGGCCGCTGGCTCGACACCGTCTACATGCAGATCGCGCTGGGCGGCGGCAATGCCACCGCGCCCGACGCCGCCCGGCCCTGA
- a CDS encoding response regulator, producing the protein MIVMGRGNHMHSIPAIPPGAMRLATAHDLSDDPGRGVGRYMGGEAIMERVLIVDDHPLVRDGLRSVIAISFDNIEIFEAATLDEAVSLLEKQDNFDLILLDLNIPDVRRLDGLKLLRDRFPILPVVMVSGAFDRAIVQEALAAGAAGFIPKSLKRSAIVDALHRVVSGEIYLPEAMGESVAPTAEEDEIARRIDSLTPQQKTVLAHLVRGRLNKQIAHDLGVSMTTIKAHVSAILQKLGVLSRTQAVIKANQVHFRAD; encoded by the coding sequence ATGATCGTCATGGGACGCGGCAACCACATGCACTCCATCCCGGCAATTCCGCCCGGCGCGATGCGGCTTGCCACGGCCCATGACTTGTCCGATGATCCGGGTCGAGGGGTGGGGCGGTATATGGGTGGCGAGGCAATCATGGAGCGGGTGCTGATCGTCGACGATCATCCCCTCGTGCGCGACGGGCTGCGCAGCGTGATCGCGATCAGCTTCGACAATATCGAGATATTCGAGGCGGCGACGCTCGACGAGGCCGTCTCGCTGCTGGAGAAGCAGGATAATTTCGACCTCATCCTGCTCGACCTCAACATTCCCGACGTCCGCCGCCTCGATGGCCTCAAACTGCTGCGGGATCGTTTCCCGATCCTGCCCGTGGTGATGGTGTCGGGCGCCTTCGACCGCGCCATCGTGCAGGAGGCGCTGGCCGCCGGCGCGGCGGGCTTCATTCCTAAGTCGCTGAAGCGCAGCGCCATCGTCGATGCGCTCCATCGGGTGGTGTCGGGCGAAATCTACCTGCCCGAAGCCATGGGCGAGAGCGTCGCCCCGACGGCGGAGGAGGATGAGATCGCCCGCCGCATCGACAGCCTGACGCCGCAGCAGAAGACGGTGCTGGCGCATCTGGTGCGCGGGCGGCTGAACAAGCAGATCGCGCATGACCTGGGCGTGTCGATGACCACGATCAAGGCGCATGTCTCCGCCATCCTCCAGAAGCTGGGCGTGCTCAGCCGCACCCAGGCGGTGATCAAGGCCAATCAGGTGCATTTCCGCGCCGATTGA
- a CDS encoding methanol/ethanol family PQQ-dependent dehydrogenase, which yields MKGRLTRALSGAAILGMAATAAPLLAEGPTDADLMNDAATPGDVLTYGMGPKAQRFSPLKAINASNVAKLVPAFSSSLGGEKQRGQEAQPIVYDGTIYVTGSYSRLFAFDARTGEEKWQYDARLPEGIMPCCDVVNRGAAIHGDKIIFATLDAHMVALNRHTGKVIWNKQIADYQAGYSATAAPMVVKGKVIYGNSGGEFGIVGAVEARDVNTGELVWRRPTIEGHMGTLNGKDNGLTGKTNASWTGDLWKTGGGATWLGGTYDPETDLLFFGTGNPAPWNSHLRKGDNLYTSSTLAIDPDTGVIKWHYQTTPHDGWDFDGVNEFIPFDATVNGKPMKLGAKADRNGYFFVLDRTNGKFISASKFVMQTTWANGFDKNGRPNYNDANRPGAPGETAKGSSVFASPSFLGGKNWMPMAYSQDTGLFYIPSNDWGMDIWNEPIAYKKGAAYLGAGFTIKPIAEDHIGALRAMDPKTGKIVWEYKNKAPLWGGVLSTAGNLVFTGTPEGYLKAFDAKTGQELWKFQTGSGVVGSPVTWEQDGEQYVAVMSGWGGAVPLWGGEVAKSFKDINQGGALWVFKLPG from the coding sequence ATGAAAGGACGTTTGACGCGAGCCCTGTCCGGCGCCGCGATCCTGGGCATGGCGGCCACCGCCGCGCCGTTGCTGGCCGAAGGGCCGACCGATGCGGACCTGATGAACGACGCGGCGACGCCCGGCGACGTCCTGACATACGGCATGGGACCCAAGGCGCAGCGCTTCAGCCCGTTGAAGGCGATCAACGCCTCCAACGTCGCGAAGCTGGTTCCCGCCTTCTCCTCCTCGCTCGGCGGGGAAAAGCAGCGCGGGCAGGAAGCGCAGCCCATCGTCTATGACGGCACCATCTACGTCACCGGCAGCTATTCGCGCCTGTTCGCCTTCGACGCCCGCACCGGGGAGGAGAAGTGGCAATATGACGCCCGCCTGCCCGAAGGGATCATGCCCTGCTGCGACGTGGTGAACCGCGGCGCGGCCATCCATGGCGACAAGATCATCTTCGCCACGCTGGACGCGCACATGGTCGCGCTCAATCGCCACACCGGCAAGGTCATCTGGAACAAGCAGATCGCGGATTATCAGGCCGGCTATTCGGCCACCGCCGCGCCGATGGTGGTGAAGGGCAAGGTGATCTACGGCAATTCGGGCGGCGAATTCGGCATCGTCGGCGCGGTGGAAGCGCGCGACGTCAACACCGGCGAGCTGGTCTGGCGCCGCCCGACGATCGAGGGGCACATGGGCACCCTCAACGGCAAGGACAACGGCCTCACCGGCAAGACCAACGCAAGCTGGACCGGCGACCTGTGGAAGACCGGCGGCGGCGCGACCTGGCTGGGCGGCACCTATGACCCGGAAACCGACCTGCTGTTCTTCGGCACCGGCAACCCCGCGCCCTGGAACAGCCATTTGCGCAAGGGCGACAATCTCTACACCAGTTCGACCCTCGCCATCGATCCCGACACCGGCGTCATCAAATGGCATTACCAGACGACCCCGCATGACGGCTGGGACTTCGACGGCGTCAACGAATTCATCCCCTTCGACGCCACCGTCAACGGCAAGCCGATGAAGCTGGGCGCGAAGGCCGACCGCAACGGCTATTTCTTCGTGCTGGACCGCACCAACGGCAAGTTCATCAGCGCCAGCAAGTTCGTCATGCAGACGACCTGGGCCAACGGCTTCGACAAGAACGGCCGGCCCAATTACAACGACGCCAACCGCCCCGGCGCGCCGGGCGAGACGGCCAAGGGATCGTCGGTCTTCGCCAGCCCCAGCTTCCTGGGGGGAAAGAACTGGATGCCCATGGCCTACAGCCAGGACACCGGCCTTTTCTACATTCCGTCCAACGACTGGGGCATGGACATCTGGAACGAGCCGATCGCCTACAAGAAGGGGGCGGCCTATCTGGGCGCGGGCTTCACCATCAAGCCCATTGCGGAGGATCATATCGGCGCGCTGCGCGCCATGGACCCGAAGACCGGCAAGATCGTCTGGGAATATAAGAACAAGGCGCCGCTCTGGGGCGGCGTGCTCTCGACGGCGGGCAACCTGGTCTTCACCGGCACGCCGGAGGGGTATCTCAAGGCCTTCGACGCGAAGACCGGCCAGGAATTGTGGAAGTTCCAGACCGGCTCGGGCGTGGTGGGCAGCCCCGTCACCTGGGAACAGGATGGCGAGCAATATGTGGCGGTGATGTCCGGCTGGGGCGGCGCGGTGCCGCTGTGGGGCGGCGAAGTCGCCAAGAGCTTCAAGGACATCAACCAGGGCGGCGCGCTCTGGGTGTTCAAGCTGCCCGGATAA
- a CDS encoding substrate-binding periplasmic protein: MIDRRSLLGGAGAALALGLLPGTTQAAPLGKVRELGVLRVVVYKDNRPWSWEEGGKLAGLDVDLAGAIARKLGVRADVAQLVADESVDDDLRHGVWKGGLLGFAPGDLMLHVPFDRTFAARNDQVAIVAPYYRESFRFAGMRNAIDLEAPPTGWRGHRLAAELDSIPDFYLIGSFGGILAKDVAHYPSGAEAVAAVAAGKADAVLASRAQIEEGLHRGGSLTVRKGPLPAFTSPGWDIGMAVRENSRTLGDAVEEIVSAMAASGEMKALFATYGVEWTPALAAG; the protein is encoded by the coding sequence ATGATCGACCGGCGAAGCCTGCTGGGCGGCGCGGGCGCGGCACTGGCGCTGGGGCTGCTGCCGGGGACGACCCAGGCGGCGCCGCTGGGCAAGGTCAGGGAACTGGGCGTGCTGCGGGTGGTGGTCTACAAGGACAACCGCCCCTGGTCGTGGGAGGAAGGCGGCAAGCTCGCCGGGCTGGACGTCGACCTGGCCGGCGCCATCGCCCGGAAGCTGGGCGTGCGCGCCGACGTCGCACAGCTTGTCGCGGACGAAAGCGTGGACGACGACCTGCGCCATGGCGTGTGGAAGGGCGGCCTGCTGGGCTTCGCGCCGGGCGACCTGATGCTGCACGTTCCCTTCGACCGGACCTTCGCCGCCCGCAACGACCAGGTGGCGATCGTCGCGCCCTATTATCGCGAGAGCTTCCGCTTCGCCGGCATGCGCAACGCCATCGACCTGGAGGCGCCGCCCACCGGATGGCGCGGGCACAGGCTGGCGGCCGAACTCGACTCCATTCCCGACTTCTACCTGATCGGCTCCTTCGGCGGCATATTGGCGAAGGACGTGGCGCATTATCCCAGCGGCGCCGAAGCCGTCGCGGCCGTGGCGGCGGGCAAGGCGGACGCCGTGCTCGCCAGCCGCGCCCAGATCGAGGAAGGGCTGCACCGGGGCGGGTCGCTGACGGTGCGCAAGGGGCCTTTGCCCGCCTTCACCTCGCCCGGCTGGGACATCGGCATGGCGGTCAGGGAAAACAGCCGCACATTGGGCGATGCGGTGGAGGAGATCGTCTCCGCCATGGCCGCAAGCGGCGAGATGAAGGCGCTGTTCGCAACCTATGGCGTCGAGTGGACCCCTGCGCTCGCGGCCGGATGA